The Coffea arabica cultivar ET-39 chromosome 6e, Coffea Arabica ET-39 HiFi, whole genome shotgun sequence genome contains the following window.
AAACTCTTGATCTCAGTTCTTATTTGATAGTTTCCCCTTTTGTATTGCTAGCATGTCTTTTAGACTCTCAATTCAAAATATGGAGTAAGAGGAGGTATAAGCTGGTGGCAATCTCGGATCCAGTGGTGTTTTTCCTCTTTCGTTGCACTGTTACACTAGAAGCAGCCAGCAAGTGATGCAGAAATTCACAGCCCCTAACCTTTTGCATCGACATCAAGTTTTGGATTAGAAACCATAAATGTAACACCTAACATTGTGACAAATGGAACAATGGTGCTTTTAAGTACTAGTTTAAattatcaaaaacaaaaaaaaggtacTACTTAAAAGTTTGGGGTTATAGTGCATTGAATGAGTGCTTTTAAGTACTTTAAAGTGTCTGATAATTAATCTTTCATAACTTAAATAGTCCAAcatataataatttaaaaacgcTTTTGTTAAAAGCATTTACGTAAGAAGTGTTTTTTATAAATCACCGCAACCCCCAACGATGCTTAAGTGAAATTATAGAGAATTATCAATCACATTCATGCAACATACATGGCATCATTACCCGGAttaaaaatttccagcaattttattaaataattcaaatacaaGCATGAAACTACAGTACGTGTCCGCAATATAACTTTCTGCAAAGTCATCATGGTATCTACTACTGTATTATACAACATTTGAATAATTATGTACACAAGCCAGTGATTTATTTGCACGCATTTGTTCAGGTAGACTTCGTCGCTGTTCTCGACAGCGGTCTGCATCCCACTTATAGGGGAGTCATCGAAAGGTTCAACTTCAGATGGATGATGCAAAGCAGGTGGAACACGCGCTGCATCGCTCCCCAACTTGACGTCTCCCCCAATACAAGCCTATCTTGATTCACCAAAGCCGCACAAATATGTCACACTCAAAGTGGATGTTTAATTTGGCTACATACACTAAGCGTAGCCAGTTCTTATTATTttgggaaaataaaatatgtaCCAGCGTGAAAGCAGATATGCTCCGACCAGAATCAAACATCAACAACTAAGCCTTCGGCACCCATAAAGCTTATAAGACGCCATCAAGAATCCAAGCATCTTCTGTACCTTCTTTCCACATCCCCCATCTCCATATAACTCTTGGATGACGGGTCATACATCTTGAAATAAGAGTACTTGTAACATGAAAGACGACATCACGGTGGATAAATAACTTCATTTCGAACAGGTTAGAGCAGTTGTCCAAAATGGAGAAAATGCATGACAGCGTAGTCTCAAAATCATGAATCTCTAAATATGCAGTAATCTCTTTCAACCCCTTCATCCGAGACCTAATTTCATCACCTTCAGGGCAAATATACATCTCGAAAACTGACCAAGCCCAAGGGGTGAAAGTAAGAGAGCTGACATTCGGGAAAACACTAAACAAGGACTCAAAACCAAACTTAGATACTCCCATTAGTTCAGAAGATTTTGTTAAGCCTAGTTTCAGGTTCTTAACTGTTTTACCAAATGGTAACGAACAAAGCAGCCGGCGAAGGTCCAAGGATTCAAGATGAAGGTTTGTCAAATTGACAAACTCTTCAACTTTGAAGCTGCTAGCCTCTTCAACAGAAAGATGCAAATCAGCCAATGATGGAGTCTCAATAACAAGTGCTCTTGGCCTCACACATTTGAGTTTTAGTTTAACAAGATTTGGAGCAACTATAGTAACAGAATATACAGCATTAGACACAGTCCACCGACAGGCTTTAAGCTGCAAAAGATGGATTTTGGGATCTTTAAGACCTCCAACCCCAATCAAGTTGAGAACTTGCAGACCTGGGAAGCTCTCATTTACCTTGTTGAGGTCCTCATCATCCAGTCTAATGTACTCAAGTGTTAACTTAGAGAGTTTAGGCATTGGTTTCAAACCGTCCACTGACAACCAAGCATTCCtgatctgtagctcggccagcTTATGACCTACACAAAAGGAAAATAACACCATCAATTGATAAACAGAGAACCATCTTTAAGGAAAACCCAATGAGCTCTTTCAAAACACCAAGAAGCGCTCACAcattattttccaaaaaaatgaagGCAAATTTTTAGAGGAATTGAGAAAATGTGAATCCTATCAACTGCAGGTCCCTCAAGGAATGTTCTACAAAATTTCCATCATCGTACTTACAAACTAGATtgaagtaaataaaaagaaatccaAGCTACAGTGAAATGAAAACTTTATCCTCTACCCTCTTTGATGTCCCGGGTCAGAAAGCAAATAATAATCTTTCtttcactttttccttttcaatttaaAGGTTGTAACTAGCACAGTTTACCATAAAGATGCAGCAAATTTTGTACAGGAAACGAGTCCAATTTCAAACTAACACCAGTTTTGATGTAGAAATGAAACTGGCCTTCAGGAAACTCACAAAATTGAATGGCAGTAATTCAGTAAATGGGggaaaaaaacacaaaatataaaatttccCTCCTCTTTTTAACTTGCTTTTTTCTTtgtcttctcttcttctttccaTTCCATCATTAGCATTGCCAAATTTTTGCAAAGTCTGATCAATTACATTAGAAAAATATCAATGCCATCATCCAGCCATATCGAGTTAACGAACTCATCAGCCACATCCAGCTAGAAATGCAACCCAATTGTGTATTTGTTCTCAACTGTTCACACTAAATTGATAACGAATGGGCGATGCTGAGTCAAAGTAAGCCAAAAACCAGAGAAACAAATATTACTTACTAGTGATTTCATTTcacaagaaaaaagcatgacaaTCAATCAACTACAACAAATACTAGTATATAGTAAATAAATGTCAAACGAGGGGGACTCACAGTAAGAAGAAATGAGGGATAGCACCTCGGATCGTCGCCAACAAGATTGCACCCAAAAATCGGAAATTGAAAAAGACGTCAATCCATCGGAAACCTTGGGCAACCACTCGCCAACAAAATTTACCTCTGTCAGATAcaaatcatcatcttcatcttctacATCGTCGTAAGACACGGTACGGAGCGGCTTATCGATGCCGATTGTGACGGACTCGACGATTCTCAACTCGGAAACCAAGTTTTTAAGGATGGTTTTGAAGGGCGTGATGGAGGATCGAGTGAGGGGACAGCGAGACTTGGCGTAGCGGTCGAAGGAGCAGTGGAGGTTGATGGATCGGATATCTCGAGAGAGGGAGTTGAAGGTCTTGGATGCCACTCGGCAGCGAGCGAGGTCAGCTGAGTCGCCTAGTCGACTCAGGACGTCGAGGATCAATGGCGGAGGGAGATCGTCCATATGATACTAGTGATACATCCCCACAACACGACTCGAGGTCGAGGATGCAGCCAAATCGAGGTTCAGCCTGGAATCTGCGGTGATTTTGGCATTTTACAACTTTTAGTATACCAGTTGTTGTAGGGGCATTTTCGGAAGTAGCAGACTAGAACTCAAAGTACCGTGCTTAAATTAGGTTGGCTGCTTAGGATGAAAATGAATAGAGTCGAGTCAAATTTTtatctaattaaattaaattttaaattaattttataaaacTTGAATTTGACGAGTTTAAaatgtcaaattcaaatttaaatttaaaaaatttgaaaaaataattattttatttttaaaaataaataaaataataatttttaaataaataataaaatatttaaaatatatatacaattttactgtcaaaattataaatatatatatatacttgaatTCGATTTTAAATTCAACTTAATTAACTTAAATTCGATTAGAACTCGAATCGAGCTCGCTTCGAACTGCTTGCTCGAGATTGGCTCCAAACGGTTGGATTCGTTAGTCCGGATGATTGCTAGCTAGCTAGCACACGAACGTCCCAAAGGTACTACAATGACATACTCCAAAATTACTACTGTAGTTATAAGAATCCATGTCGTTGCCATAATGTATGTACAAAGGTAGCTAATTGTTTTGCAAACGGAAAATCTTCGACCTGACGTCGACACCGGAGGCCAAAGTGATGTAAATGGAGTTGTGAGCGCACTTCCGGTGGTCTAATTGCCTTCCCGTCTTGTTACTTGTATGTCAGAAGGGTTAAAAAGAGAgctaagaaaagggaaaagcagTGGAATAGAACAGACAAGCGAGGATGAAAAAGTCATTTAAACGGAGGAACGGGAGGCTGGCTCTGGCTTTGCTAGTATAGTTTCAGAAGCGTCCGATTAAAGCAAAGCAAAAAACTAATGCAACACCTGCGTCGTCTAAGCGCTTGATTTTTCAGGTCTCTGTTTGTTTTCTTGAGCTTACGCTCTTTTTACTTTTTGAGTGGTGATACTCAACAAAGCAGAGGATGGGCGACGCCATGAATGGCGGAAACCCCTTGGAGTCCGCCCGCTTAGCAGCTTTTAAGAAGTCAGAAACCCTAGAAGGAACTTGCCCCGTAATTCAGGGCTATGATTTCAACCAAGGCGTCAACTATCCGGAGCTTCTCAAATCAATGGTCTCCACTGGTTTTCAAGCCTCCAATCTCGGTGACGCCATTGACGTAGTTAACCAAATGGTCAGTCACTCGAATCCAGGATGTATTAATTGATTAACCGGATGATCACTCACCTTTTTCTGTTTGATTTTGAGTTCTTCGTATTTCAGTTGTCAAAAGGTTCGATCTTGTTTGAGTTTTTAGTTACTATTTCATGAAGCGCTTAGGTAGGCCGAAATGTTATTGGTTTTAAGTACATGCTGCTTGCTGACAGCTTAGGATGGAAATGCCCTGAAATGAGGGTGTCTTTTTTGTTTCAACATCCAGTTGtctattttaatttttgctGTCAATGTTTGTGTTTGATTTTCGGTATAATGGATTAAAGCTGGATTGGAGGCTTTCAGACGAGTGTCCAACGGAGGATTGCAGTGAAGAGGAGAGAGATCCAGCATTTAGAGAGTCAGTTAGGTGTAAAGTTTTCCTTGGATTCACTTCAAATCTTGTATCTTCTGGGGTTCGAGACACCATTCGGTATCTTGTTCAGCATCACATGGTGAGCAGTTGTGTAAATATCACTTCTGATTGTGCTTTGGTCAGTTTGTATTCTGCTAGGACTGATTGTCTCTAGGCATTACTCTCTGTGATGATTCAGGACGTCGGGTAGGTAAATGGACTTTGTAGAAGTTGGTATTTAGTTAAGAGACACAAAGGTTGACCTTAAACTTAGGTGATACGCATAATTGCTGGAATCATGTGCTATTCTGCTTATTTAGTAAAGGATACTTGACATTTCTGGCTCTGGAATAGACTCATACGTACCTTATTGGTTACTTACGGGTTGGTTTCTCACTTAATCTTAGTCACCTTAAACACTGTCTGCATTCATCTTTACTGGTAAATGCATCATCTTTACCGACTTTACCAGTTTATAGTTGGATGATGTTATTAAATCAACTAGGAGAACAATTTCCACTGTCATAGAGTCAGATAAGGTATGGAGTAGTTTATATTAGATTAGTTGGATGTACTTGTTCCACATTAATTGATGGGTGGGTGATGATTGTTTATGTAATAGGGTGCTGCAAATGTTTTGTTAGTTGATTTTTTTGGTCTCCTTTTCCTGCTtcatttaaatttgattttcaaagGTGAATGcttgaaaattgtaatgcagGTTGATGTAGTTGTTACAACAGCTGGTGGTGTGGAAGAGGATCTTATCAAGTGCCTTGCACCCACATATAAAGGTGACTTCTCTTTGCCTGGAGCTGCTTTACGCTCGAAAGGGTTGAATCGTATTGGTAACTTGTTGGTTCCTAATAACAATTACTGCAAATTTGAGGACTGgattattccaatttttgacaagATGTTGGAAGAGCAGACTTCAAAGGTATCCTTGTATGTCcctctttgttttgttttactaATTTGGTGTTGTTGTAGCTTAATTCTTGCATCAGAATTGGTTTGGGTCCATCTTAGTGTCACTGGCATTTGACAAATTGGTTTTGGATCTAATTGTACTTTAAATAGCATGCTGTAGTTTTGAAGCTGTAAGCATAAAAGCGCAAATGATGCGTGCTAGCCACTCCAAGGATCAAGATTGCGAGGCTGTATACTGTCATTTTGGTATCAAAATTTCATTGTTTTGGGATAGCTTATGGTACTGGATGCCATGCCATCCATTGGCTGCTTTAAgatgataaaattttggtggaTTACTCTTAGATGTCTTGAATGATTGCAGATTTGTATTAGCCTTACTTGTGCTTGTAAAATTCAATATCCTTTTCTGTTGTTTTCCCTCTCTAGTGGGAGAGCAAATTGGTGTTGATGGGGAAAagcataaaaaataatatatcatGAGCTTTCCTTATCTTCTTGCAGAATATGCTGTGGACGCCATCTAAAGTGATCTCCCGCCTTGGAAAAGAAATTAATGATGAGAGTTCATATTTGTACTGGGCCTACAAGGTAGGTATTCAATCAGACTACTCGTTTTTTTGTGTCAAATGGTTCTCAATTTGAGTTGTCGTGCTGTGTAATCTAGCTTgtccattttttgataaaagaatttgaagaacAGTTATAAAATTGCTAAACACGAGAACTTTCTGTTTAATCATGGCATGAATAGCTTTATCCCATTCAGTGCTTATCAATTTatgtattttgtttttgtagttaTGGAGTACTGTGATGAACAATATCATTATGATGCTaagaggaaaaataaaaagttatATGGTTGCAATATCTGCTTACTGATTCTAAAATCTCCATTTATTTTCAGAACAACATTCCTGTCTTTTGTCCTGGCTTAACAGATGGCTCACTGGGTGACATGCTATATTTCCATTCTTTCCGCAATCCTGGCCTGGTTATTGACATTGTGCAGGGTAACGACATATCATTCTCATTTTCTGCCAAGGCATAGTACTTCTGGTAACAATTTGGTGAAATGTTATAATCGCAAGCAGATATTAGGAACATGAACGGCGAGGCTGTCCATGTCGGTCTCAGGAAGACAGGAATGATAATTCTTGGAGGGGGACTACCCAAGCATCATATATGTAATGCAAATATGATGCGTAATGGTGCAGACTTTGCTGTTTTTATTAACACAGCACAAGAATACGATGGAAGTGATTCTGGTGCCCGTCCAGATGAAGCTGTATCATGGGGAAAGATACGAGGTTCTGCGAAGGCTGTGAAGGTTAATTCTTTTGGAGTTGTACATTTTTTAGTCCTTTGCTTTTGTCTGCATTCTCAGATGCCTTGAGGCTTGCTATCAGCTAAGTTTTGAGATTAGATCAAGTCTTATTTTCACATTAAAACAAAAGTTCAATTACTACCTTCTAGTTATTGCTTGTTTGATGATATAATTAGTAGAAAGTAAAATCTGTATATTTTTGTCACATTACAATTTGTTTCTTTTAGCAGGTTCACTGTGATGCAACGATTGCCTTTCCTCTCCTTGTAGCAGAAACCTTTGCTACAAAAGTCAAATAACGTTGTGTGGGATGAAGTTTTAAAATGATAATGCAGCTGCGGTGGATAGCTAATGATTGGTCCTGGTAAATTTGATGATGCTATTTGGCACGTCAAGTTCCACTCCTTTGTTCAATGCTGTTTTTCTAGGTGGCGCATTATAAATTGCATTCCGGTTGTGATGAAATACTACATTGGAAAGGAAATACAACGCCAGCAACAAGTTCCATTGTAATTCTTCAGCTTCTGGTAACTTTGATGCTCAAGAGGAATAGATATGTGCTGCATTTCATTTCCATTCTTTTACTTTAGAATGACCATAGGAGGCCATGAACCTCACATTTTGTGATTTAGGCAGATCTGAATTGTATCTTTAGGCGAGGAGAGTTTTAGGTTGCCCAACTTATTAGTGCAGATAAAGCAAAAGAAAGTTCCCAGATTGCACTTCCCCTAagctttttgtttgtttgtttgttacaGGTGGTAGGGGGTGGAAACATATTCAACAATGTCTTACTCCACCTCCTTTAATCATTATGTGGGTTTATGCTTTTTGAGAAATTACTCTTGTTTTCTAGGATTCCTTTGAGAAACATGTTTGCATCATTTTGGCTTCTGTGTACATGGAGAAGTGCTCAAATGGTACGAGTAACAAAGGGATTTTATTTCAACTCTTTCCTAAATCATTAGTGTGTTACAAGTGAAGGCTGAAGAATCACAATAATGGATTCAGCAAGGCACTCGAAGCACCACGAAGCAGGCAAACCATTTCCTATCATGACTTAATAGAGAACCTATCATGGACAAAGAGCCAACAGCTGAACAATTGCCTTTGTATGCTAGACTTGAAATCCGCTCACTTGCACAAATAATTATATTAGAATGTATAACTCTTCTACggtaagagttttttttttttttttttttttttttttataataaaaaggAAGGCACAAGACTGGAACTGGAGAAACTCCACCAAGTTTTCAATGGAGACCAAAACGTAGTCTATAAGAAACGAACACGGAAGGGGATTACccctgtgttgacaaaaaaaaaaaaaaaaccgaacGAACACAGAAAAGCTGAGAAATGGCATTGGTGACGAGTCCTGTGGAAGGACGTCCAGTTCACCAAATTTATTCAAGGCCACTTTTAAATCGGGAAGATCAGCGGAGTCGCCTGCAAATGGTCATCCCATCGCCTGAAGGGAGTTGGCAGATTTGAACCCGAGGATCAGCAGCAAGTGATTTGTTAAGCTCCTTTATGTAAAACCTGGATTCTCTCAGTGTCTCGGGAACCGAGTCTTCTGCTTCAGCCACAGTTCCCATCCACAGTGTGTTATCGTACACAATTATTCCACCAACCGTCACCAATTTCAATAGCTTCTCATGGTACTTTGCATAATTCGCTTTATCCGCGTCAACGAAGGCGAAATCAAAGCTGTCATGTTCATTAGACTACAGCAGCAGAGCCCCCAcccaaaagggggaaaaaaaaaaagaagaagaagaaatccaTGATCAACCGTCCCATAAACATGTTAACGTGAAAGAATTACTCGATGGAGTAGTTTCTATGGTGCAacaacaaattattcaaaataatcTCACATCTTCCAGGAGATTATCCAGCACGGGATGAGCCACAGAGTTGATGAAATTGATTTTGTGTTCAACTCCAGTCTTTTTAATAAATGGTAATCCGATGTCATGTGCCTCCTGATCCGGGTCCATGGCTATGATCTacggaaaaagaaaggaaatcagGGGAAAAAAAACGTAGGAGCTGGTGATATTTATGTAGCAGTGACTTCATTTGGAACAGTAACGTAAGGTAGAAAGGACCTAGTAGTAGTTAGCTAGCTGTAACACTTTAAAAAgtatttagattgctattttccgattttttgtaaaaaaaaaaaagtatcgtgtcgatttgatatatatatatatatatgtaaggtaAAAAAAAGGTTGAGAAATatcttcataaaaaaaattttttttttggagaaaaatggcaatccaaatAGGGGTTACATGCTTTGAGCTCCAATAAAATTAAAGATGAGCAGAATTAAACCTTGCCATCCTGGGGTATAGTAAGAGCAGTGAGGAGCAGGGAGTATCCTGTAAGTAAACACCCCAATTTCAATGGTCTTCTTGGCGTTGATTATCTCCAACAGCAAAGACAGCATCTGATCTGACCCGCATCAGCGTCGGTTCCCCCTGAAAATCGCAATTTTGTACGGCCGGCTATTAGTCCTAAGTACTACTGCTACATACAAGAGAACCGCACCATTTCCATTTCTCCGTCATACTCAAATTATATACAAGAACGAACATTTAATACAAGAACTCACATTGGATGAGTTGCAGTGACAGCCCTCAAGTCCTTGAGAACCTGTGGCTCCCGTGGATATACGCTAGTCTCCAGCAGATACTTTTAGACAGAAACGTAGACATGGTTAAGCCTTTTTTTCAAGTGTTAATAGCTTCACACGAAACGAGAAAACAAGCAGAAAAATATATCCAAAATGCCGTGCAATGAGACCAGCAGTGCGTACGTACCCGGCGTAATTCTGGACTGCGCAACAATCCCTCGCTTCCCATTTATCCTTCTTCTTTGTTAGTTGTTGTGTTCTTCACCGAGAGCTGAAGAAGGAGGTGATCAGAAAGGGAAGCTATTCTACCCTACGACTCTTGCCGGTTGCTTTAGGAAAATGCCGCTCCCTACTTTTGTCATACAaatcaaaatactccaaaatgAGCATACATCATTGACAaccaattcaaatcaaattcttGAGTTTAGTGAATGTAGATACTATAGTAGATATGCCATACGATTTGTGATTAGCCAGAAAGTCCAATTACGAAAGGTGTTACTACTGATATTCAACGAATATTGCTATGAAGGTGTAATTAAGGAATCAACTCAATGAGGTTGTCCCAATTATATGACTCACCTAGGAGAAGAGTACAATACTGACACGATTTTAGTCTTATGGGTTCATTTTTCGTACTTCTGACAAGTTGGTTTCGGCGTTTTTATCTGCTTATTATTATTAAGAGTTGGAATTTTCCAGTCGTGCTGCTCTAGGAAGGAAAGCGCAGAGCAATTCCCATATGGTTGGGTTGACGCAGTAACTTGTGCTGCCAAATTCGTGTACAATGGTGAGTTGAGTTTGTACAAAGTTGTAGTTATATCTCTTCTTCTTAAACATCTTCAATACCATCGTCTAAGCACGAAAAGGATTCGGTAAGTGATTGGCTCCACACTCGACTCGGGCTCGCAAGTATCTCGGTCGAAGGCTCATCTCGTACTTGGTGTTGATTGAATTCGAACAATTTGATAAGATAATCAAATCGAGTTTGAatagaaaaaatcaaaattcaaataCTCATCGAGTTTTATtgattaatatatttataatataatcttaaattatttattataaaattataaataCTTACTAGACAATCGAACTTGAAAACTCGATTGAGCTCAATTTGATTGTGtttaaataagataaaataagttCGAACATGAGGTTGAGTTCAACTTTGAGGAATTCGATAAGGTTGAACTGAAGCATTTTTACTCGAATAGTGCACTATTTGAATTCAACTCAATTCAATAGCAACCTACCTCGTCCCCTTATGGATAAATGCCCCAACAAGAATTTACGTTGACGGGAAACTAAAACAAGGGGCGGTGTTAGGTAATAGGTACATGGGAAGACCTCATCCTTGTGTAAAGAGGAGAGTCCACAAGGAATGCAATTATGAAAGAACATTCGTTTTGGGCCTttctatttaaaaaaattaatatttacttGCTGAAAAGGTGTTTTGTGGCTTTAAATTTTGAAAGGTTTTCAGTTAATCACGGATTGGCTATCTGCAAAATATGTTCGCATAATGTTTATTTTCCCCCACTTTAAGCTTTCTTTCGTTCTGGGGAAGcaattgggattttttttcttcaatccAGATGTTCTGAACAGCCAACTAACCAACTGTTTGGCAAACAAGTTTTTGACCAAACTTTTGTCTTCtacaatttttttaacaattttagcTACAGCAACTTCAAAAAACTTCTcgaagtttttaaactatacctttcaaaatattaaaaaatttacacattttaaaaatttttcctacaacttttacagtaacgttatagtaaaattttaaacaaatacCCAAAAACTCATTTGCCAAACGAGACCGTTAATCGCCTACAGTTACATTATGTACATTAACCACAGGAGTAATTAATAATTccctttaatttttgaaagaaatttCCATTGAGTCAACTACTATATTGAGAGTTGTGTAGCAGGTCATGGAACGAATAATTTGGCCAAcgatttcaaattttgaatagTAAAAGAAGACTCTATAGAGTGGAGACCATCGTGTAGCAACCTTtccattgtaatttgtaagtcGATGACTGACTTATATGTTACATTTGATAAGAAGATTCCTTTTTTTGCAAAAACGTTTGAACGCACCTACCTACTCGTGATTGTAAGCAATGCATTTTCTAGATTTTGTTCTGATTCTTTCACTACCAGCTCAATCCGACTAACAATTCAAGGATTTGCTACACAAAATTTCTAGTGTGTATGATAAGTCAAATATACTGACCCGAAGAAAATGCTGCGAATCAAGAATTCGGGCTGCTTTTAACTAAATCAAATAATTCATGTCCCTTTCGTTTTATTTTCTGTTCAAAACCAGATTTCGCTTAATTTTTAAGTCTTCACCTTCTAAGCACGGACCAATTTACCACACCAATACGGGTCCAGATGAAGtaacaaaagaagagaaaagtaggactctctctctctctctctcttttttttttttttttttttcctgatgaTTATCTGTGTCATGATTGTAGATTGCTTTAAGTACGAATTCCCTCCAGGTTAAATGTCTCaacaaatcaaatttgaaaaaaaaaaggaaagaaagaaagaaaacaaacctCAAAACCGACACTTGGTCGTATTAATTTAGCTAGTTTACCAACTGCAATGATAATGTTCTGAGACATGTCCAGCAAGCATGTGTTTGTCATTTTATCAACTTTACCAACTGCAATGGCTTCAAACAACCAACACTTTCGAGTACAATTATCTAATTGCCAACGAAAATCCACGACATCCTTGGGAGTTAGGACAGCAGAGACCAGCCTAGTTTCAATTGAAGTAACTTTAATTTTTCCAAGCAAATAAGGAGGGTCTGAGAGTAGAAAGGCAAAGTAGTGTTCCCAAGCTAAATTCATATCCTTCAATTCATTCTCCAGCTCACTGATATATGATATTGGTGTACTATTTGTAAGTTGGAAACATCCAAAACAGAAGCAACGAGTGATTATCAAGAAACTTTTGAAGAATTAGTACTTAGCTATTGTAATATAAGGCTCCTCAAACCGTAATGATGCTTGCTGCCCTTGATGTCAAAAACATTATTTACAAgcatattattataaataaacTATTATAATCTCCCTAATATAGCTTGAAggaatttcttgttttctcagaCTATATATACTCGATCATGGTAGCTCGAAACCTTAGAAAACAATGTGCATTTCCTATGATCTTATGTGACTAGCAAATAATTTCCTTCCAACGATGACTTCTTTTATCTATTTCAAAAAGGCATTAAAATCTTGTACTGAAGGCTGATATTAACACAAAACAAGAATCTCAACTCCACAACTTCGTGCTTACAAGCATGTTGATAAAGAACAGAAATTTACAGCTACCAAATAAGTACTCCAGCATAAGCTTAGTGGAGACGCTTACAAATAGTAATCCCATCACCCAGAGGAACCTGGCATATTTGAACTCGGGTATCAGCAGCTAGCAATTTGTTGAACTCAATTGTGAAATGCCTGCCTGCTTTCATTTCCCCAGCCACAGATTCTTCCGGCAAGGCCACTGTTCCTCCCCAAAGTGTGTTGTCGTATACAACTATTCCACCAAGCTTTAACAATTTCAACAGTTTCTCATGGTACTTCAGATAATTTAATTTGTCCGCATCAACAAAAGCAAAGTCAAAGGCTTCATGGTTAAGATTCTACAACAGAACCAGAAGATATTAAAAGAGATAAGCTAACTTAACCTCCAAACATGAAAAGTTATAAAAC
Protein-coding sequences here:
- the LOC113697321 gene encoding F-box/LRR-repeat protein At4g29420, whose protein sequence is MDDLPPPLILDVLSRLGDSADLARCRVASKTFNSLSRDIRSINLHCSFDRYAKSRCPLTRSSITPFKTILKNLVSELRIVESVTIGIDKPLRTVSYDDVEDEDDDLYLTEVNFVGEWLPKVSDGLTSFSISDFWVQSCWRRSEVLSLISSYCHKLAELQIRNAWLSVDGLKPMPKLSKLTLEYIRLDDEDLNKVNESFPGLQVLNLIGVGGLKDPKIHLLQLKACRWTVSNAVYSVTIVAPNLVKLKLKCVRPRALVIETPSLADLHLSVEEASSFKVEEFVNLTNLHLESLDLRRLLCSLPFGKTVKNLKLGLTKSSELMGVSKFGFESLFSVFPNVSSLTFTPWAWSVFEMYICPEGDEIRSRMKGLKEITAYLEIHDFETTLSCIFSILDNCSNLFEMKLFIHRDVVFHVTSTLISRCMTRHPRVIWRWGMWKEGTEDAWILDGVL
- the LOC113697150 gene encoding deoxyhypusine synthase, whose translation is MGDAMNGGNPLESARLAAFKKSETLEGTCPVIQGYDFNQGVNYPELLKSMVSTGFQASNLGDAIDVVNQMLDWRLSDECPTEDCSEEERDPAFRESVRCKVFLGFTSNLVSSGVRDTIRYLVQHHMVDVVVTTAGGVEEDLIKCLAPTYKGDFSLPGAALRSKGLNRIGNLLVPNNNYCKFEDWIIPIFDKMLEEQTSKNMLWTPSKVISRLGKEINDESSYLYWAYKNNIPVFCPGLTDGSLGDMLYFHSFRNPGLVIDIVQDIRNMNGEAVHVGLRKTGMIILGGGLPKHHICNANMMRNGADFAVFINTAQEYDGSDSGARPDEAVSWGKIRGSAKAVKVHCDATIAFPLLVAETFATKVK